In Flavobacterium sp. N3904, one DNA window encodes the following:
- a CDS encoding helix-turn-helix domain-containing protein, which yields MEPTKKEHCPKIEYKKIGFDLKLSIIDQISNGQISLNHASKLHGISRSSITYWMKKLRSFEQNSKTMSKNQELKKLKERIEELEFIKDFQQMIIADFEVSTNLDFAKKSLPEALLKEVEKKKKDLLKSNGSPGASE from the coding sequence ATGGAACCCACAAAAAAAGAACACTGTCCAAAAATTGAGTACAAAAAAATCGGTTTTGACTTAAAACTTTCCATCATTGACCAAATTTCTAACGGTCAAATTTCCCTAAATCATGCTTCAAAATTACATGGAATTTCTCGCTCTTCAATAACGTATTGGATGAAAAAATTACGTTCCTTTGAACAAAACTCCAAAACTATGAGCAAAAATCAAGAACTAAAAAAACTTAAAGAGCGTATCGAAGAACTGGAATTCATTAAAGACTTTCAACAAATGATAATTGCTGATTTTGAAGTAAGTACTAATCTTGATTTTGCAAAAAAGTCATTGCCCGAAGCATTGCTAAAAGAAGTGGAGAAAAAGAAAAAAGACCTTTTAAAATCAAATGGTTCTCCAGGTGCTTCGGAATAA
- a CDS encoding transcriptional regulator: MISTSNKYKNGKGEQYPVIGNFIHYHIIQNKIKKADVARALGILPTGLNEYFKKESLQFAILWKLSTAMNYNFIAHLGEYLPYRYETLREKALKQELAEKNALIQKMEIQLETMRELLNK; this comes from the coding sequence ATGATATCGACCAGCAACAAATACAAGAATGGAAAAGGGGAACAGTACCCTGTGATTGGCAATTTTATCCATTATCACATTATCCAGAACAAAATCAAGAAAGCCGATGTTGCCAGAGCATTGGGCATACTCCCTACGGGATTGAACGAATATTTTAAGAAAGAGTCCCTACAATTTGCCATTTTATGGAAGCTGAGTACGGCAATGAACTACAATTTTATTGCGCATTTAGGCGAATACTTGCCGTACCGGTATGAAACCCTTCGCGAAAAAGCCCTAAAGCAAGAACTGGCCGAGAAAAACGCCCTAATACAAAAGATGGAAATACAGCTGGAAACCATGCGGGAATTATTGAATAAATAG
- a CDS encoding DUF6252 family protein, whose translation MTRIKNNGQGGISSRIDGSIVKPKGGGIYGNIHCLFAQDSNGQDYFTIGYSNDKNNTYKSIRIVALNINYLTMAAGRVFDLATEKNSESYAEYTLTSDNFNEDRYKTNSIQKGELKILFYDKDRRIITGTFWFDAINSDGKIVKVTAGRFDTTVN comes from the coding sequence TTGACCCGAATAAAGAACAATGGTCAAGGTGGAATTTCAAGTAGAATTGATGGTAGTATTGTAAAACCCAAAGGAGGTGGAATTTATGGAAATATACATTGCCTATTTGCTCAAGATTCTAATGGTCAGGATTATTTCACTATTGGTTATTCTAATGATAAGAACAATACGTACAAAAGCATACGCATTGTTGCCTTAAATATAAATTACCTGACTATGGCCGCTGGCCGTGTATTTGATTTGGCAACAGAAAAAAATTCTGAAAGTTATGCAGAATATACCTTGACATCAGACAACTTCAATGAAGACCGTTACAAGACAAATTCGATTCAGAAAGGGGAATTGAAAATACTGTTTTATGACAAAGATCGAAGGATCATTACAGGGACATTTTGGTTTGATGCCATAAATAGCGATGGCAAAATTGTTAAGGTGACCGCAGGGCGATTTGACACTACAGTAAATTAA
- a CDS encoding outer membrane beta-barrel protein, with translation MNYTLSTIRTIFTITLFTLILSNETKAQIGPGKFINVAVGLGVTAPYDATDVTGSGFYAQGEYVINISKWFGVRPYAGFIVTSPDNTDKPYQSEYKVTSQAFMFGGKVRLAAPIPYVAPYFEIGIGASVGSFETYTSLTDIKDSGILMHIPVTLGLALGRKHNFDLAFTYYYQPSVEQFSGAMALGYSFPLN, from the coding sequence ATGAATTACACACTTTCTACCATTCGTACCATTTTTACCATTACCCTTTTCACCCTAATTCTTTCCAATGAGACTAAAGCACAAATTGGTCCGGGAAAATTTATTAATGTTGCTGTAGGTTTGGGAGTAACCGCCCCGTATGATGCGACAGATGTAACCGGTTCTGGGTTTTATGCTCAGGGCGAATATGTGATTAACATAAGCAAATGGTTTGGCGTAAGGCCTTATGCCGGATTTATTGTTACCTCACCGGATAATACCGACAAACCCTATCAATCGGAATACAAGGTAACCTCACAGGCATTTATGTTTGGCGGAAAAGTGCGTCTTGCTGCGCCAATTCCCTATGTTGCTCCTTATTTTGAAATTGGGATCGGTGCCTCTGTGGGTTCTTTTGAAACCTATACATCATTAACTGACATAAAAGATAGCGGTATATTAATGCATATCCCTGTTACACTAGGGTTGGCATTGGGCCGCAAACATAATTTTGATTTGGCCTTTACGTATTATTACCAACCCTCGGTAGAACAGTTTAGCGGAGCAATGGCTTTGGGGTATTCGTTCCCATTGAATTAA